The following proteins are co-located in the Macadamia integrifolia cultivar HAES 741 chromosome 3, SCU_Mint_v3, whole genome shotgun sequence genome:
- the LOC122072891 gene encoding glutamate receptor 2.1-like: MGGISRQLNTKKLKNSSSMSSLKTIVWPGDSTTKPKGWAIPPYGKEKLKVLVPAKTGFNQFVSMEKDPPLTNKAVNITGFCIEVFRNITNILPFGLPYEFQFYPLDGENLRSYDELIDQVYLKNFGAAVGDISILENRSKYVDFTLPYTDSGVTMVVAVKDNVNKELFSFLQPLSFGLWMVTLLGFICIGLVVWILEHQRNPELGSSPGQQLQTSMWFSFLTLVFSQREKIEGISTRVVLFAWMFFVLILTQSYTANLSSILTTQQLQPTITDVEVLKSNEYNVGYQAGSFVEGFLLNYLHFDKSKLKGYGSPEEYHSALSNGSDNGGVAAIFDEIPYIQVFLNMYCNQYTTVGRVYSSEGFGFRWIFLQPYLESITWKITHNFREANSIADYLARDAAKTGISAINVDFPANIKDFIRRDADGRPNYRFD; this comes from the exons ATGGGAGGCATTTCAAGGCAGTTAAACACAAAAAAGCTCAAAAATTCAAGTTCTATGAGTAGCCTCAAAACAATTGTATGGCCAGGAGACTCAACAACCAAACCAAAAGGTTGGGCTATACCACCATATGGTAAAGAGAAGTTAAAAGTTTTAGTCCCAGCGAAGACTGGTTTTAATCAATTTGTGAGCATGGAAAAAGACCCACCTCTCACTAATAAGGCAGTTAATATCACAGGGTTCTGTATAGAAGTATTCCGTAATATAACAAATATATTACCTTTTGGTCTCCCATATGAATTTCAATTTTACCCACTAGATGGAGAAAATCTTCGGAGCTATGATGAGCTTATTGATCAAGTTTACCTTAAG AACTTCGGTGCAGCAGTTGGGGATATATCGATTTTGGAAAATCGGTCTAAGTATGTAGATTTCACATTACCTTATACAGATTCTGGGGTGACAATGGTGGTGGCAGTGAAAGATAATGTAAATAAAGAGCTCTTTTCATTCTTGCAACCTTTAAGCTTTGGTCTTTGGATGGTGACTCTATTAGGTTTCATCTGCATAGGGCTCGTGGTGTGGATTCTTGAGCATCAGAGGAATCCCGAGCTTGGTTCCTCACCTGGACAACAATTACAAACAAGCATGTGGTTCTCCTTCTTAACGCTCGTATTTTCCCAAC GAGAGAAGATAGAGGGGATCTCAACAAGGGTTGTATTGTTCGCATGGATGTTCTTCGTGCTAATCCTAACACAGAGTTACACTGCTAACCTTTCATCTATTTTGACAACACAGCAGTTGCAACCCACAATTACAGATGTTGAAGTCTTAAAGAGTAATGAATATAATGTTGGATACCAAGCTGGATCgttcgtggaagggttcctgctaAACTACTTGCACTTTGACAAGTCCAAGCTCAAGGGTTATGGAAGTCCAGAGGAATATCATTCTGCTTTATCTAATGGATCAGATAATGGAGGTGTTGCTGCCATTTTTGATGAAATCCCTTATATTCAAGTCTTTCTCAATATGTATTGCAATCAATACACCACCGTCGGGCGTGTTTACTCATCTGAAGGATTTGGCTtt agatggatattcctccagccatatttggagagtatcacatggaaaataactcataACTTCAGAGAAGCGAACTCAATTGCCGACTACCTGGCTAGAGATGCGGCGAAGACAGGGATTTCTGCCATAAATGTTGACTTTCCTGCCAACATTAAGGATTTCATCAGAAGAGATGCTGATGGCAGAccaaactatagatttgattag
- the LOC122074234 gene encoding glutamate receptor 2.2-like: protein MVVASNGSVNSSTSLFHVGVILDLTSTMGEISESCISMALSDFYEIHANYTTRVVLHTMDSENNVVVSASSALYLMKDVKVQAITGPQESTQASFVIVLGEKARVPIVSFSATSPSLSPLKNPYFIRTAIDDSTQVKAIVDIIQSLEWKEVVLIYEDTDYGNAVLPYFFDAFQEIDVRVPYKSSIPLDANDDQILEELHKLKTMPTRVFIVHMSSSIGSRLFINADNAGMMSQGYVWIVTDGLSSLMSPMNSSAIESMEGVLGVRPYIPKSKKLEEFKVKWKRSFYSNKTIGEISEPSLYGIWAYDTAWALAMAVEQVGILDPQFLSSNTTNNLTDLSSLGYSSIGPQLLQTILSTRFKGLSGNFHLERG, encoded by the exons ATGGTTGTTGCTTCAAATGGAAGTGTGAATTCATCAACTTCCTTGTTTCATGTTGGAGTTATTCTCGACTTGACATCTACAATGGGGGAGATTTCTGAGAGCTGCATCTCTATGGCTctatctgatttttatgaaattCATGCAAATTATACAACAAGAGTTGTGCTCCACACCATGGATTCTGAAAATAATGTTGTGGTTTCAGCATCTTCAG CTTTATACTTGATGAAAGATGTGAAGGTGCAAGCTATCACTGGGCCACAAGAATCAACTCAAGCTTCTTTTGTGATCGTACTTGGAGAAAAAGCTCGAGTGCCAATTGTCTCCTTCTCTGCCACAAGTCCTTCCCTTTCTCCCCTTAAAAATCCTTATTTTATAAGAACAGCTATTGATGACTCAACTCAAGTTAAAGCTATTGTTGACATTATTCAATCCTTAGAATGGAAGGAAgtggttttaatatatgaaGATACTGACTATGGAAATGCAGTTTTACCTTATTTCTTTGATGCCTTCCAAGAGATTGATGTTCGAGTCCCATATAAGAGTAGCATTCCTTTGGATGCAAATGATGATCAAATATTAGAAGAACTTCATAAATTGAAAACCATGCCAACTAGGGTTTTCATTGTCCACATGTCTTCTTCTATTGGATCTAGGCTTTTTATTAATGCAGACAATGCAGGAATGATGAGCCAAGGTTATGTTTGGATTGTCACTGATGGGTTATCAAGTTTAATGTCTCCCATGAATTCCAGTGCTATTGAATCAATGGAAGGAGTATTGGGTGTAAGACCATACATACCAAAGTCCAAAAAGCTTGAAGAATTTAAGGTCAAATGGAAAAGAAGCTTCTACTCAAATAAGACAATTGGTGAAATATCTGAGCCAAGTCTCTATGGGATATGGGCATATGATACAGCTTGGGCACTAGCTATGGCAGTTGAGCAAGTTGGAATCTTGGATCCTCAGTTCCTGAGTAGTAACACCACTAACAATTTAACTGATCTTTCAAGTCTAGGATATTCATCAATTGGTCCACAACTTCTCCAGACTATTTTGAGCACTAGATTTAAAGGTCTAAGTGGTAATTTCCATTTG GAGAGAGGGTGA